The proteins below come from a single Alosa sapidissima isolate fAloSap1 chromosome 23, fAloSap1.pri, whole genome shotgun sequence genomic window:
- the si:dkey-39a18.1 gene encoding uncharacterized protein si:dkey-39a18.1 isoform X2, which produces MLCGRMRRLQSPCREVSPVPSCYSEPVSLPPHKDVLRGLASVGEVDREDAEEVLSLRSLPCVRKTLNKDLQKVKRSRGFPTRQLVKDVSDVRLPAISHQQPESRSMLIVRGLRCGRKVDKCPPLMSSSRVQDSSRKASLPERPPGRAGRRPDRQIVSSSSSELSPPHHHPSPRGADPTPQMSNEMADSLELSSRHPSHNPLGSSVSPHRQFLVTTSHASHGVTNTGKTATHAVLPRPGWRRGVAFKRGALECVWEEEGCGPPPPLSGPYPHLLEPLSGFREQLHRQLLHSPLPYRDEATSGGAHGRVTPTSAHHHHHHHHHIICPLDGAAAVPQGSVTILLQDAVDVPGWHGRTLPKITMTRPTPSPKHATLRCAVKADS; this is translated from the exons ATGCTGTGTGGCAGAATGAGGAGACTCCAGTCTCCCTGTCGAGAGGTCTCCCCTGTGCCCTCCTGCTACTCAGAGCCAGTCTCCCTGCCACCACACAAG GATGTGCTGCGGGGCCTGGCCAGTGTCGGAGAGGTGGACCGGGAGGACGCAGAGGAGGTGCTGAGCTTAAGGAGCCTTCCATGTGTGAGGAAGACCCTAAATAAGGACCTCCAAAAGGTCAAGAGGTCAAGAGGGTTCCCGACCCGACAGCTTGTGAAGGACGTCTCAGACGTCAGACTTCCAGCCATCAGCCATCAGCAGCCGGAGTCCAG gtccatGCTCATCGTAAGAGGTTTGCGCTGTGGAAGGAAAGTAGACAAATGTCCCCCACTAATGAGCTCCAGCCGGGTCCAAGACTCCAGCCGGAAGGCCAGCCTGCCCGAGAGACCACCTGGGCGGGCAGGCAGAAG accagacagacagatagtcagctcctcttcctctgagCTCAGCCCACCGCATCACCATCCATCCCCCAGAGGAGCAGATCCCACTCCACAGATGTCCAATGAGATGGCAGATAGCCTGGAGTTATCCTCCAGGCATCCTTCCCATAATCCTCTGGGATCTTCCGTATCACCTCACAGGCAGTTCCTGGTCACGACCAGCCATGCATCACATGGCGTGACTAACACGGGCAAGACCGCAACACATG CTGTGCTGCCTCGGCCAGGGTGGAGGCGGGGGGTGGCGTTTAAGAGGGGCgccctggagtgtgtgtgggaggaggaggGTTGCGGGCCGCCCCCACCCTTGTCCGGGCCGTACCCCCACCTCCTGGAGCCACTGTCAGGCTTCCGCGAGCAGCTACACAGGCAGCTCTTGCACTCCCCACTGCCCTACAGAGACGAGGCGACATCGGGGGGAGCCCACGGCAGGGTGACCCCCACCtctgcccaccaccaccaccaccaccaccaccacataatCTGCCCACTGGATGGAGCAGCAGCCGTGCCCCAGGGGTCAGTCACCATCTTGCTGCAGGATGCGGTGGACGTGCCTGGCTGGCATGGGCGAACGCTGCCCAAAATCACCATGACCCGTCCGACGCCCTCGCCAAAGCACGCCACGCTGCGCTGCGCAGTGAAAGCCGACAGTTAG
- the si:dkey-39a18.1 gene encoding uncharacterized protein si:dkey-39a18.1 isoform X1 codes for MKRHIEADIPMYPERTRPLQLDRLRMLCGRMRRLQSPCREVSPVPSCYSEPVSLPPHKDVLRGLASVGEVDREDAEEVLSLRSLPCVRKTLNKDLQKVKRSRGFPTRQLVKDVSDVRLPAISHQQPESRSMLIVRGLRCGRKVDKCPPLMSSSRVQDSSRKASLPERPPGRAGRRPDRQIVSSSSSELSPPHHHPSPRGADPTPQMSNEMADSLELSSRHPSHNPLGSSVSPHRQFLVTTSHASHGVTNTGKTATHAVLPRPGWRRGVAFKRGALECVWEEEGCGPPPPLSGPYPHLLEPLSGFREQLHRQLLHSPLPYRDEATSGGAHGRVTPTSAHHHHHHHHHIICPLDGAAAVPQGSVTILLQDAVDVPGWHGRTLPKITMTRPTPSPKHATLRCAVKADS; via the exons atgaaGAGACATATTGAAGCTGACATCCCTATGTACCCTGAAAGGACAAG ACCTCTTCAGCTGGACCGGCTGAGGATGCTGTGTGGCAGAATGAGGAGACTCCAGTCTCCCTGTCGAGAGGTCTCCCCTGTGCCCTCCTGCTACTCAGAGCCAGTCTCCCTGCCACCACACAAG GATGTGCTGCGGGGCCTGGCCAGTGTCGGAGAGGTGGACCGGGAGGACGCAGAGGAGGTGCTGAGCTTAAGGAGCCTTCCATGTGTGAGGAAGACCCTAAATAAGGACCTCCAAAAGGTCAAGAGGTCAAGAGGGTTCCCGACCCGACAGCTTGTGAAGGACGTCTCAGACGTCAGACTTCCAGCCATCAGCCATCAGCAGCCGGAGTCCAG gtccatGCTCATCGTAAGAGGTTTGCGCTGTGGAAGGAAAGTAGACAAATGTCCCCCACTAATGAGCTCCAGCCGGGTCCAAGACTCCAGCCGGAAGGCCAGCCTGCCCGAGAGACCACCTGGGCGGGCAGGCAGAAG accagacagacagatagtcagctcctcttcctctgagCTCAGCCCACCGCATCACCATCCATCCCCCAGAGGAGCAGATCCCACTCCACAGATGTCCAATGAGATGGCAGATAGCCTGGAGTTATCCTCCAGGCATCCTTCCCATAATCCTCTGGGATCTTCCGTATCACCTCACAGGCAGTTCCTGGTCACGACCAGCCATGCATCACATGGCGTGACTAACACGGGCAAGACCGCAACACATG CTGTGCTGCCTCGGCCAGGGTGGAGGCGGGGGGTGGCGTTTAAGAGGGGCgccctggagtgtgtgtgggaggaggaggGTTGCGGGCCGCCCCCACCCTTGTCCGGGCCGTACCCCCACCTCCTGGAGCCACTGTCAGGCTTCCGCGAGCAGCTACACAGGCAGCTCTTGCACTCCCCACTGCCCTACAGAGACGAGGCGACATCGGGGGGAGCCCACGGCAGGGTGACCCCCACCtctgcccaccaccaccaccaccaccaccaccacataatCTGCCCACTGGATGGAGCAGCAGCCGTGCCCCAGGGGTCAGTCACCATCTTGCTGCAGGATGCGGTGGACGTGCCTGGCTGGCATGGGCGAACGCTGCCCAAAATCACCATGACCCGTCCGACGCCCTCGCCAAAGCACGCCACGCTGCGCTGCGCAGTGAAAGCCGACAGTTAG